Proteins encoded together in one Mercenaria mercenaria strain notata chromosome 18, MADL_Memer_1, whole genome shotgun sequence window:
- the LOC123538160 gene encoding solute carrier family 23 member 1-like, with translation MANTEKLSGTDNVTFIQTDDSSAVKSQHLTIPKHEGNVKEAEGSKENVKVELENNEQTRFIYDVYESPPIPLTFGFAIQHGLLSLSASLSTSLLVADIVCARKDEAIKAKLLSTTMFMSGLCTFLQNTIGIRLPLYQGPTATFVVPLVALMSLPAWSCPVENVASGEIYYHKLFYLEGREEVGGERGIYILQRVLADTLFSSAVAMNITTGEDEAVTTVVKIQKLVGSLMIAGALQMLIGFLGLVGLLLRFIGPITVIPALTLMALYVFTSTVRFAKTQWGIAALTVGVTLVLSFYLGKKKTPIPWYSKSRGFHVKWSLFHKMFSILLATMVGWFVSWIVTTAGGYDESPTSLDYYARTDSRTYIIGETKWLIFPYPVTGQFGRPRYDTGALISFLIATLASIIDSIGDYYACVKVIEAPPPPKHAVSRGIAVEGLLSFIAGAAGAGHATSTFGGNIGAIGITKVASLRVFQLLGIIFMFLGIIGKIGAFLVTIPYPVIGGLQIISFGVLAGVMLSNLQFIDLNSRRNLSIIGISMLVAMMLQYWINNSKDAILTGSKDLDNTITMLMANPVFMAGLLACFFDNTMPGTREERGIVAWQDEFKAGVDESETPKCVSEDKRAKKLAKTIYVIPYFDKILKRFRGVGFLPVCPKYDPKFED, from the exons TCACAACATTTAACAATTCCGAAACATGAAGGCAATGTCAAGGAGGCTGAAGGCAGCAAAGAAAATGTCAAAGTTGAATTAGAAAACAACGAACAAACAAGATTTATCTACGACGTGTATGAAAGCCCACCCATCCCATTAACGTTTGGCTTTGCAATACAG CATGGTCTGTTATCCCTGTCAGCAAGTTTATCGACGTCTTTACTCGTAGCAGACATAGTGTGTGCTCGCAAAGACGAGGCGATAAAAGCAAAACTCTTGAGCACGACTATGTTTATGTCAGGCTTatgtacatttttgcaaaatACGATCGGTATCCG CTTACCACTATACCAGGGACCTACTGCAACCTTTGTAGTTCCACTTGTCGCCCTAATGTCACTTCCGGCTTGGAGTTGTCCTGTTGAAAATGTGGCATCTGGTGAGATTTATTATCATAA attattttatcttgaGGGTAGGGAAGAGGTAGGTGGTGAAAGGGggatatatattttacaaagagTTCTTGCTGATACGTTATTTTCATCAGCAGTTGCAATGAATATTACCACCGGAGAAGACGAAGCTGTTACAACCGTAGTAAAAATTCAAAAG CTCGTTGGAAGTCTAATGATTGCCGGTGCGCTACAAATGCTCATTGGTTTTCTGGGCCTTGTTGGTCTACTGCTACGATTTATTGGACCAATAACTGTAATACCAGCTTTAACACTGATGGCTCTATACGTCTTCACATCTACCGTTAGATTTGCGAAGACACAATGGGGAATTGCAGCATT AACGGTTGGTGTGACCCTTGTGTTATCATTTTATCTTGGAAAAAAGAAGACACCAATACCCTGGTATAGCAAATCACGTGGCTTCCACGTCAAGTGgtctttgtttcataaaatgttttcg ATACTCCTCGCAACTATGGTGGGCTGGTTCGTAAGTTGGATCGTTACGACCGCTGGTGGATATGATGAGTCTCCAACAAGTCTAGATTACTACGCTAGAACAGACTCTCGCACTTACATTATTGGTGAAACAAAATGGCTTATTTTTCCATATCCag TTACAGGACAATTTGGTCGCCCTAGGTACGATACCGGTGCATTAATTTCCTTTCTGATTGCTACACTTGCATCGATAATTGATTCTATCGGTGATTACTACGCATGCGTGAAAGTTATCGAAGCTCCGCCTCCACCGAAGCATGCTGTCAGTCGTGGTATTGCAGTTGAAGGGTTGCTGAGTTTTATTGCAGGAGCAGCTGGGGCTGGGCATGCTACATCAACATTTGGAGGCAATATTGGTGCAATAGGAATAACTAAG GTTGCAAGTCTACGAGTGTTTCAACTGCTTGGTATAATTTTCATGTTTCTTGGAATAATTGGAAAGATTGGAGCTTTTCTTGTCACGATTCCGTATCCTGTCATTGGCGGATTACAAATCATCAGTTTTGGGGTCCTTGCCGGAGTTATGCTGTCAAACCTCCAATTCATTGACCTTAATTCGAGGCGTAACCTGTCAATAATTGGAATATCTATGTTGGTTGCTATGATGTTGCAGTACTGGATTAACAACTCTAAAGATGCCATTTTGACGG GTTCAAAAGATCTTGATAATACAATAACGATGCTGATGGCAAACCCGGTGTTTATGGCGGGTTTATTGGCTTGTTTCTTTGACAACACAATGCCAG GGACCAGAGAAGAACGTGGTATCGTCGCATGGCAAGACGAGTTTAAGGCAGGAGTTGACGAATCCGAGACACCAAAATGTGTCAGTGAGGACAAAAGGGCTAAGAAACTGGCGAAAACAATTTACGTCATTCCGTACTTCGACAAAATTCTTAAACGGTTCCGAGGCGTTGGGTTTCTACCCGTTTGTCCGAAATACGATCCTAAATTTGAAGACTAG